One window of Triticum dicoccoides isolate Atlit2015 ecotype Zavitan chromosome 5A, WEW_v2.0, whole genome shotgun sequence genomic DNA carries:
- the LOC119296950 gene encoding defensin-like protein 10, translating into MEAPKVKMPDLCLLLLMALMLLPGSEGHTCATVSQTYITLLCVRDTCVKNCHSEGYTGGKCVITSLEPPMLVCFCMKPC; encoded by the exons ATGGAGGCTCCCAAGGTCAAGATGCCAGACTTGTGCTTGCTCTTGCTCATGGCACTCATGTTGCTTCCTG GGTCCGAAGGTCATACCTGCGCGACGGTCAGCCAGACCTACATTACTCTCTTATGTGTGCGTGATACGTGCGTCAAGAACTGCCACAGCGAGGGCTACACAGGAGGGAAGTGCGTGATCACCTCCTTGGAACCTCCCATGTTAGTCTGCTTCTGCATGAAACCCTGCTGA
- the LOC119299051 gene encoding beta-1,4-mannosyl-glycoprotein 4-beta-N-acetylglucosaminyltransferase-like has translation MKQDSRMAGNSVNLPHATRRRSTLAFKFLIPFVLVLSVSVIAVTQYFQSISYFLRPLWDTPPKPFSRIPHYYAPNMSMDQLCQLHGWGILSFPRRVFDAVLFSNELDILEIRYHELFPYVDRFVILEANATFTGIPKSLTFFENLNRFAFASSKIVYDMLPIGDLDPDSRRMPFLVEAGHRRALNNLLKRSGIAVGDVLIMADADEIPSPETVQLLKWCDGIPPIMHLELKNYMYSFEFHVDQNSWRTTAHVFTERTKYQHSRQTDLMLADAGWHCSFCFREIKEFAFKMKAYSHADRVKHDIFLNPDRIQRVICNGDNIFDMLPEEYTFSDLFKKMGRIPRSASAVHLPSYLIRNADSYRFLLPGGCLRPG, from the coding sequence ATGAAACAAGACAGTCGCATGGCGGGAAACTCGGTGAATCTGCCTCATGCAACTAGAAGAAGAAGTACTTtggctttcaagttcctgataccctTCGTTCTAGTTCTTTCAGTTTCTGTTATTGCTGTCACCCAGTACTTCCAAAGTATCTCCTACTTTCTGCGGCCGCTGTGGGACACACCACCAAAGCCCTTCTCCCGTATCCCGCACTACTATGCCCCTAACATGTCCATGGACCAGCTGTGTCAGCTCCATGGCTGGGGCATTCTCTCCTTCCCTCGCCGTGTCTTTGATGCTGTTCTCTTCAGCAATGAGCTCGATATTCTGGAAATCCGCTACCATGAGCTCTTTCCGTATGTTGACAGGTTTGTCATCCTTGAAGCGAATGCTACCTTCACTGGCATCCCAAAGTCACTCACCTTCTTTGAAAACCTCAACCGTTTCGCATTTGCTAGCTCAAAGATTGTCTATGACATGCTTCCCATTGGAGATTTGGATCCTGATTCTCGCCGAATGCCCTTCCTTGTAGAAGCCGGTCACCGCCGTGCACTTAACAACCTGCTAAAAAGATCAGGCATTGCTGTGGGGGATGTCTTGATCATGGCTGATGCCGATGAGATCCCCAGTCCTGAAACCGTGCAGTTGCTGAAGTGGTGTGATGGAATACCGCCAATCATGCATCTCGAGCTAAAAAACTATATGTACTCCTTTGAATTTCATGTGGATCAAAACAGCTGGAGAACGACAGCGCATGTGTTCACCGAGCGGACCAAGTATCAACACTCCCGCCAGACCGACCTGATGCTGGCCGACGCGGGCTGGCACTGCAGCTTCTGCTTCAGGGAGATCAAGGAGTTTGCTTTCAAGATGAAGGCATACAGCCATGCAGACCGGGTGAAACATGACATCTTCCTGAACCCTGACAGGATCCAGAGAGTCATATGCAATGGGGATAACATTTTTGACATGCTACCTGAGGAGTACACGTTtagtgatctcttcaagaagatgGGGCGGATACCGAGGTCAGCGTCCGCTGTTCATCTTCCATCCTATTTGATCAGGAACGCGGACAGCTACAGGTTCTTACTTCCTGGTGGGTGCTTGAGACCGGGCTAA